In Xenopus tropicalis strain Nigerian chromosome 5, UCB_Xtro_10.0, whole genome shotgun sequence, one genomic interval encodes:
- the dync2li1 gene encoding cytoplasmic dynein 2 light intermediate chain 1, translating to MPRTGDNLWDIAISEVQQKENAGDGNEEVEENSERSVFFIGNKNGGKTTTILRCLDRDEAPKPTLALEYTFGRRAKGHNTPKDIAHFWELGGGTSLLDLIQIPITSDNLMSFSVVLVLDLSKPNELWPTMESLLETTRKHVDKIITGIAKNSSKIANQIKQKLWQTIPKDHPDRELIDPFPLPLLIAGSKYDIFQDFDSEIRKIICKTLRFVAHYYGASLLFTSKSDALMLKGVTRSFINHLAFGLDKSKSLSIDHNKPLIIPAGSDSFSQIGSPPASDTDISQFRVRTPMELWKKVFEKNFPPKNTNDFKETRDPAKDPQYSEAEVDAMRALKDQELEQYKRNADRTWKAMALESNAP from the exons ATGCCCCGTACCGG TGATAACCTTTGGGATATAGCAATTTCCGAGGTGCAGCAAAAGGAAAATGCTGGAGATGGAAATGAAGAAGTAGAAGAAAATTCTGAGAGATCAGTGTTTTTCATAGGAAACAAGAATGGG GGAAAAACAACCACTATTCTTCGCTGTCTTGATAG GGATGAAGCTCCCAAACCCACATTAGCACTGGAATATACTTTTGGAAGAAGAGCAAAGGGACATAATACT CCAAAAGATATTGCACATTTTTGGGAGCTTGGTGGTGGAACATCCTTGCTGGATTTAATCCAAATACCCATTACAAGTGACAATCTGAT GTCTTTTTCTGTAGTTCTTGTTTTGGATCTTTCAAAGCCTAATGAGCTGTGGCCAACAATGGAGAGCCTTCTAGAGACCACAAGGAAACATGTGGATAAGATCATAACGGGTATTGCAAAGAACAGCTCCAAAATTGCcaaccaaataaaacaaaaactttgGCAAACTATACCAAAAGACCACCCA GACAGAGAATTAATAGACCCATTCCCTTTACCCCTACTAATTGCTGGAAGCAAATATGACATCTTTCAA GATTTTGATTCCGAAATAAGAAAAATCATATGCAAGACACTTCGATTTGTTGCACATTATTATGGAGCATCACTACTG TTCACCAGCAAGTCTGATGCCCTAATGCTCAAAGGAGTTACACGCTCATTTATAAACCATTTGGCATTTGGACTAGATAAAAG CAAATCTCTGTCTATAGACCACAATAAGCCACTTATCATTCCTGCGGGGTCTGATTCCTTCAGCCAGATTG GGTCTCCACCAGCCTCTGACACTGACATCAGCCAGTTCCGTGTGCGCACACCCATGGAATTATGGAAGAAAGTGTTTGAAAAAAATTTCCCCCCCAAG AATACAAATGACTTTAAAGAGACAAGAGACCCTGCCAAAGACCCACAATACTCAGAAGCTGAAGTTGATGCCATGCGGGCTCTAAAGGATCAG GAACTGGAGCAGTATAAGAGAAATGCTGACAGGACATGGAAGGCAATGGCACTTGAATCAAATGCACCATAA